Proteins from a single region of Aquirhabdus parva:
- a CDS encoding class 1 fructose-bisphosphatase, translating into MSAITLNQYLLTRQANSHSPRRINHLSVDLTQLILQTAIACKGISAALHKGALAGILGSANTDNVQGETQKKLDIISNVLMVDTLLGGGQAAAIASEEMDEMIVASDSGRYLILFDPLDGSSNIDVNMSVGTIFSILERPNSNAVTTEDFFQAGQHQVAAGYALYGPSTLLVLTLGDGVDVFTLDRDLGEFILTSEKLTIPEDTQEFAINMSNQRHWEPPMQRYISECLEGKTGVRGKDFNMRWVASMVGDVHRILIRGGIFMYPYDLKDPKKAGKLRLMYEANPMSFLIEQAGGASTTGRQRIMDVNPDGLHQRVPVVLGSRNEVLRVTHYHLSPNSEFQE; encoded by the coding sequence ATGTCTGCGATTACACTTAATCAATATCTTTTGACTCGTCAAGCCAATAGCCATTCTCCAAGACGTATTAATCACTTATCCGTAGACCTGACACAATTGATTTTGCAAACAGCAATCGCATGTAAAGGGATCAGTGCTGCGTTACATAAAGGCGCGTTGGCAGGGATTTTGGGTAGTGCCAATACAGACAATGTTCAGGGTGAAACACAAAAGAAACTGGACATTATTTCTAATGTTTTAATGGTTGATACATTACTTGGGGGTGGACAGGCTGCAGCGATTGCTTCTGAAGAAATGGATGAAATGATTGTGGCGAGTGATTCTGGTCGCTATCTGATTTTGTTTGACCCTTTAGATGGCTCAAGCAATATTGATGTGAACATGAGTGTAGGAACGATCTTCTCGATTTTAGAGCGTCCAAACAGCAATGCAGTCACGACTGAAGATTTCTTTCAGGCGGGTCAACATCAAGTTGCCGCGGGTTATGCACTTTACGGCCCTTCAACACTGCTTGTTTTAACATTGGGTGATGGCGTCGACGTCTTTACACTAGATCGTGATCTCGGTGAGTTTATTCTCACCTCCGAGAAGTTGACGATTCCTGAAGATACTCAAGAATTTGCAATTAACATGTCAAACCAGCGTCATTGGGAGCCCCCAATGCAGCGCTATATTAGCGAATGCTTAGAAGGTAAGACGGGTGTGCGTGGTAAGGATTTCAATATGCGTTGGGTTGCATCTATGGTTGGAGATGTACATCGTATTTTGATTCGTGGCGGCATATTTATGTATCCATACGATCTTAAAGACCCGAAAAAAGCGGGAAAGTTGCGTTTGATGTACGAAGCTAACCCGATGAGCTTTTTAATCGAGCAAGCAGGTGGTGCCTCTACGACAGGTCGCCAACGTATTATGGATGTCAATCCTGATGGGCTACATCAACGTGTTCCTGTGGTATTGGGTTCGCGCAATGAGGTGTTACGTGTAACACATTATCATTTATCGCCTAATTCCGAATTTCAAGAGTAA
- a CDS encoding glutaredoxin family protein, giving the protein MTWILYATQGCHLCENATLLLQQLAMARFVDWYHQDIIDLAQEETERLGLFIPVLKIKHEEHHWPFSLVELIQWHQEQHQTAVQIPSEILKSTD; this is encoded by the coding sequence ATGACATGGATTCTATACGCCACACAAGGCTGTCATTTATGCGAAAACGCAACACTTTTATTGCAGCAGCTAGCAATGGCTCGTTTTGTTGATTGGTACCATCAAGATATTATTGATTTAGCACAAGAGGAAACGGAACGATTAGGCTTATTTATTCCCGTTCTCAAGATCAAGCATGAAGAACATCATTGGCCCTTTTCATTGGTTGAACTTATACAGTGGCATCAGGAACAACATCAGACTGCAGTCCAAATCCCATCTGAAATTTTAAAATCAACAGACTAG
- a CDS encoding DUF2237 family protein yields MSIHPDPSINTRNVLGEPLASCCFSPITGYYRDGFCHTGLQDFGLHTVCVQVTAEFLSFSMQMGNDLVTPIPQFDFQGLVPGDYWCLCVTRWKEALDAGVAPKVKLEACHAAALSVVTLEELREYAI; encoded by the coding sequence ATGTCTATACACCCCGATCCATCCATTAATACACGCAATGTTTTGGGTGAACCTTTGGCAAGCTGTTGTTTTAGCCCAATAACGGGTTATTACCGCGACGGATTCTGTCATACCGGATTACAGGATTTCGGTTTGCATACGGTTTGCGTACAAGTGACTGCAGAGTTTTTAAGTTTTTCGATGCAAATGGGAAATGATTTGGTTACACCAATCCCCCAATTTGATTTTCAGGGTTTGGTACCAGGTGACTATTGGTGCTTATGTGTCACACGTTGGAAAGAAGCTCTGGATGCTGGTGTTGCACCAAAGGTCAAATTAGAAGCATGCCATGCTGCGGCATTGTCGGTGGTTACCCTAGAAGAACTTCGTGAGTACGCTATTTAG
- a CDS encoding rhomboid family intramembrane serine protease encodes MFLSNVKTLRLTGFFLLINILVFTIETLNGVNVFSPSTVDLLRWGANFAPLTLTGDSWRLLSNMFLHIGIIHLAVNCWALYAFGIYTEFYYGRLYYLGLYLSAGLVGSLVSLMHNQASVEMMFKGDIPPISAGASGAIMGLGGALIIAAWRPKSGLHVNQTLKLKPLLAIMAINFAFGLSVQGIDNAAHFGGLLTGALVGLVFSLTDQRSPTVKKLFRVSIFFLLLLVSWIILKQLQEQAAELLPIRADILSELKLHP; translated from the coding sequence ATGTTTTTATCTAACGTGAAGACTTTGAGATTAACGGGATTTTTTCTTTTAATAAACATCTTAGTTTTTACTATTGAAACATTGAATGGCGTCAATGTTTTTAGTCCATCAACTGTCGATTTACTTCGCTGGGGTGCTAACTTTGCACCACTGACATTGACTGGGGATAGCTGGCGGTTACTCAGTAATATGTTTTTGCATATAGGAATTATCCATTTGGCTGTGAATTGCTGGGCACTCTATGCATTTGGTATTTATACAGAATTTTATTATGGCAGACTCTACTATTTAGGCTTGTATTTAAGTGCAGGTCTAGTTGGAAGCTTAGTGAGCCTTATGCATAATCAGGCTAGCGTAGAGATGATGTTTAAGGGTGATATTCCCCCTATTAGTGCTGGTGCATCTGGTGCCATCATGGGTTTAGGAGGTGCTTTAATTATTGCAGCATGGCGTCCAAAAAGTGGGCTGCATGTTAATCAGACGTTGAAACTAAAACCGCTATTGGCCATTATGGCGATCAATTTTGCATTTGGCTTAAGTGTCCAAGGGATTGATAATGCGGCGCATTTTGGTGGTTTATTGACTGGGGCACTGGTTGGATTGGTTTTCTCTCTTACTGACCAACGATCTCCTACTGTTAAAAAGTTATTCAGAGTCAGCATTTTTTTTCTTTTACTCCTAGTCAGTTGGATCATATTAAAACAGCTTCAAGAACAAGCTGCTGAGCTCTTGCCTATACGTGCAGATATATTGTCAGAGTTGAAACTTCATCCATAA
- a CDS encoding DUF3617 domain-containing protein, whose product MNIFKTCSIWSIVFIPLICQAATLNVKAGAWEVTTSSSAKGMTLPAETLAKIPPAMRAKIEAGIKANQKPHVNKSCITQADLDQNKMLSANEFGSCTRKVISSSSTKMTLESTCPAPHASTALITVEALNPENMIGTIDITAASVKTHIDIKGHWLTSNCSGIEERPNWKAKMESYRQQLPQNSK is encoded by the coding sequence ATGAATATCTTTAAAACATGTTCTATCTGGTCTATCGTTTTTATCCCACTCATTTGCCAGGCCGCTACACTCAACGTTAAGGCTGGAGCTTGGGAGGTGACTACGTCAAGTTCAGCCAAAGGTATGACTCTTCCCGCTGAAACGCTTGCGAAGATTCCTCCAGCAATGCGTGCAAAAATTGAAGCAGGAATTAAAGCCAATCAAAAACCCCATGTGAATAAAAGTTGCATCACGCAGGCAGATCTTGATCAAAATAAAATGCTGAGCGCCAATGAGTTTGGCTCATGTACAAGGAAAGTGATTTCCAGCTCTTCAACTAAAATGACTTTAGAGAGTACCTGCCCAGCACCCCACGCCTCAACTGCACTAATCACCGTCGAGGCATTAAACCCAGAGAATATGATCGGAACGATTGATATCACCGCAGCATCAGTAAAGACACATATTGATATTAAAGGGCATTGGTTGACATCCAATTGCTCAGGTATAGAGGAGCGACCAAACTGGAAAGCGAAAATGGAGTCTTATCGTCAACAGTTGCCACAAAACAGCAAGTAA
- a CDS encoding hydrogen peroxide-inducible genes activator, translating to MSALPSLRQLSYLVTLAETLHFTEAAKRSFVTQSTLSGGIIELERVLGGALVERSRQTVRLTPLGEQVVERARLMLADAGDLLKLSRELGEPLTGDLHLGVIPTIAPFVLAKLLHAVRTQYPKLNLRIHEAQSQILVQDLENGDLDMVLLALPYPTENLQVTSLQTEPLLLVCHEDDLLAQKNNQRVSQLPLEELLLLEEGHCLREHALSVCSLGDRANLGDLEATSLPTLIEMVAAQLGFTLMPQMAIDSGFLQGYPMLVCQPLIEPPTRTLALLARKSTTQQVELDALAKLIRQLQ from the coding sequence ATGTCTGCTCTTCCTTCGCTCCGCCAATTGTCGTATCTGGTGACACTTGCGGAAACCTTGCACTTCACTGAAGCGGCAAAGCGCTCCTTTGTCACGCAATCTACACTGTCAGGTGGGATTATTGAGTTAGAACGTGTTTTAGGGGGCGCTTTGGTAGAGCGTAGCCGTCAAACGGTTCGCCTTACGCCTTTAGGTGAGCAAGTGGTTGAACGAGCCAGATTAATGCTTGCTGATGCAGGGGACTTGCTTAAACTTAGTCGCGAACTTGGTGAACCTTTGACGGGTGATTTGCATCTTGGTGTTATTCCAACCATTGCTCCTTTTGTCCTTGCCAAGCTATTACACGCCGTACGCACACAATATCCCAAATTAAACTTACGCATACATGAAGCTCAAAGCCAAATTCTAGTCCAAGACTTAGAAAACGGTGATTTGGATATGGTACTGCTTGCATTACCCTATCCGACTGAAAATCTTCAAGTCACTTCACTACAGACAGAGCCGCTTCTACTTGTTTGCCATGAGGATGACCTTTTAGCACAAAAAAATAATCAACGCGTTAGTCAATTACCACTCGAAGAACTCCTGCTCTTAGAGGAGGGACATTGTCTAAGAGAACATGCACTAAGTGTGTGTAGTCTAGGTGATCGCGCAAATTTAGGGGATCTAGAAGCAACGAGCTTGCCTACTTTAATCGAAATGGTTGCCGCTCAACTCGGTTTTACACTAATGCCCCAAATGGCAATTGATTCAGGTTTTTTACAAGGCTATCCGATGCTTGTGTGTCAACCTTTAATCGAACCGCCTACCCGGACTTTAGCTTTATTAGCCCGTAAAAGCACAACTCAGCAGGTTGAACTTGACGCATTAGCGAAGCTAATCCGCCAACTCCAGTAA
- a CDS encoding alpha/beta fold hydrolase produces MQTPIIFSPSPYADFMQQTTVKVGDLDFHVEIGGKEDAPVILLIMGLGAQMLLWRDFFCKGLIDAGYRVVRFDNRDIGLSSKMREKSPRFSQAQLMARFTFGLKTDGALYTLYDMANDTKGLLDALGIEKAHVIGGSMGGMIAQILAANYPEKVATLGLLFSSNNRAFLPPPYPKQFNALTGRPDSQDEAGLVKHSLKLFAAIGTPDQSTEEEKIEFARTLYRRSYSPAGVMRQYLAVLTTGSLRAEGEKITAPTIVLHGSEDRLLPVAHGRAAAKAIKGAKFHLISGMAHDIPKGYTPLLVKLFTQHIKSHSKP; encoded by the coding sequence TTGCAAACGCCTATTATTTTTAGCCCATCACCTTATGCTGACTTCATGCAACAAACTACGGTAAAGGTTGGGGATCTAGATTTTCATGTTGAAATTGGTGGTAAAGAGGATGCGCCAGTCATTTTGCTAATTATGGGCCTTGGAGCGCAAATGCTGTTGTGGCGTGATTTTTTCTGTAAAGGGTTGATTGATGCAGGTTATCGCGTTGTGCGCTTTGATAATCGCGACATTGGTTTATCTAGCAAAATGCGTGAGAAATCTCCTCGTTTCAGTCAGGCTCAATTAATGGCCCGCTTCACCTTTGGTTTAAAAACAGATGGGGCGCTTTATACGCTATACGACATGGCAAACGACACCAAAGGTTTGTTGGATGCTCTGGGCATTGAAAAAGCACATGTAATTGGGGGTTCTATGGGGGGGATGATTGCGCAAATTTTGGCAGCAAATTATCCTGAAAAAGTTGCAACTTTGGGGCTATTATTCAGTAGTAATAATCGCGCCTTCCTCCCCCCACCTTATCCAAAACAGTTTAATGCTTTAACTGGTCGTCCTGATTCGCAAGATGAAGCCGGGCTAGTTAAACATTCATTGAAGTTATTTGCTGCCATTGGTACGCCGGATCAAAGTACTGAAGAAGAAAAAATAGAATTTGCGCGTACACTGTATCGACGTAGTTATTCACCAGCAGGGGTAATGCGTCAATATCTCGCAGTACTCACAACGGGTTCCCTTCGTGCGGAAGGTGAGAAAATTACTGCACCAACAATCGTTCTTCATGGTAGCGAGGACAGACTATTACCCGTTGCACATGGACGTGCGGCGGCTAAAGCGATTAAGGGTGCAAAATTTCATTTGATTAGCGGCATGGCACACGATATCCCTAAAGGCTATACTCCACTCTTAGTTAAGCTCTTTACCCAACACATTAAATCTCACTCAAAGCCATAA
- a CDS encoding class I SAM-dependent methyltransferase encodes MSIHKLSIQSYYTQATALAAEYDHGYLKPERQENLRIVEDWLPDFFSKAKVLEVACGTGYWTQFIAPAAEHIVAIDTAPETIRMARKRITNSKVSFIDGDAYELEHDIGKFNAAFAGFWFSHIPKARRREFILGLNALLEPGSKVILIDNRYVEGSSSPLTQYDAHGNTYQTRILEDGTAHRILKNFPCASEFKSLMIDLGQQCKFTSWEYFWAFEYKTPS; translated from the coding sequence ATGTCGATTCATAAACTATCCATTCAATCTTATTATACTCAAGCCACGGCTCTTGCCGCTGAATATGACCACGGATACCTTAAGCCCGAGCGACAGGAAAATCTAAGAATCGTTGAAGACTGGTTACCTGATTTCTTTTCAAAAGCCAAAGTCCTTGAAGTTGCTTGCGGGACTGGATATTGGACACAATTCATTGCTCCGGCAGCCGAGCATATAGTCGCGATAGACACCGCTCCAGAAACCATACGTATGGCTCGTAAGCGCATAACCAATAGTAAAGTCTCTTTTATCGACGGGGATGCGTATGAACTTGAACATGATATCGGAAAATTCAACGCGGCCTTCGCAGGGTTCTGGTTTTCCCATATCCCCAAAGCAAGGCGTCGTGAGTTTATACTCGGACTAAATGCGTTGCTTGAACCGGGTTCAAAAGTTATTTTGATCGATAATCGGTACGTTGAAGGGAGTAGTTCTCCACTAACTCAATACGATGCTCACGGTAATACTTACCAAACTCGAATTCTTGAAGATGGTACAGCTCACCGAATTTTAAAAAATTTCCCTTGCGCTTCTGAATTCAAATCATTAATGATTGATTTGGGTCAACAATGTAAATTTACGAGTTGGGAATATTTTTGGGCATTTGAGTATAAAACTCCGTCCTAA
- a CDS encoding DNA-deoxyinosine glycosylase — MSGVLIRSFEPVISDSARVLILGSMPGVKSLTEEQYYAHPQNAFWRVMSLLLDIDQDASYPEKLMHLKSSGIALWDVLRTCQRHGSLDSSIVPETETENDFKTLFQNYPKIRHVFFNGAKAEASFKRHALAKVKSFNIEYLRLPSTSPAHAGMSFEAKLDAWRIVLDTLK, encoded by the coding sequence ATGAGTGGTGTATTGATCCGTAGCTTTGAACCTGTGATCTCTGATTCAGCCCGTGTTTTGATTTTAGGAAGTATGCCTGGCGTTAAATCTTTGACTGAAGAGCAGTACTATGCACATCCACAGAATGCATTTTGGCGCGTGATGTCACTACTTTTGGATATTGATCAAGATGCATCTTATCCAGAAAAGCTTATGCATTTAAAGTCCTCAGGCATAGCGCTTTGGGATGTACTCCGAACCTGTCAACGTCATGGCAGTTTAGATTCAAGTATTGTGCCGGAGACAGAAACTGAGAACGACTTTAAAACTTTATTCCAAAATTATCCAAAGATTAGGCACGTTTTCTTCAATGGTGCAAAAGCTGAAGCATCATTTAAACGCCATGCTTTAGCTAAAGTTAAGAGTTTCAATATTGAATATCTACGATTGCCATCAACCAGTCCCGCACATGCAGGGATGTCATTTGAGGCGAAGTTGGATGCATGGCGTATTGTACTGGATACTCTGAAATGA
- a CDS encoding TrmH family RNA methyltransferase, translating into MLPEKPFLPITSRDNPRLKHLRGLLEHASVRRKSSQTVLEGIHLLDAYQRAGKIPDSIFIAESAQTHPEANDLLDAWPSVARFILPDALYKEMRTLGQGIDIMALIDTAFVALPEQLNTDVLILEDVQDAGNVGTLLRTAAAAGIKQVICTKGTALVWSPRVLRAGMGAQFGIQVIEHADIKEILERLTIPLHATSSHANQSLYALNLKTPIAWLMGNEGQGASQIALENAISVSIPQPGGQESLNVAVAGAVCMFEMVRQRLI; encoded by the coding sequence ATGCTTCCCGAAAAACCCTTTTTGCCGATCACGTCTCGTGACAATCCACGTTTAAAACATTTACGTGGTTTGCTTGAGCATGCAAGTGTTCGACGAAAATCGAGCCAAACGGTACTTGAAGGCATTCATTTATTGGATGCTTATCAACGCGCGGGAAAGATCCCAGATAGTATCTTTATTGCAGAAAGCGCACAAACACATCCTGAAGCAAATGATCTGTTGGATGCATGGCCTAGCGTCGCGCGTTTTATTCTTCCTGATGCGCTATACAAAGAAATGCGTACCTTGGGTCAGGGCATCGATATTATGGCTTTGATTGATACTGCATTTGTAGCATTGCCTGAGCAATTGAATACGGATGTTTTGATTCTTGAAGATGTTCAAGATGCGGGTAATGTGGGCACACTTTTACGTACCGCTGCAGCTGCAGGGATTAAACAAGTTATTTGTACAAAAGGTACTGCCCTCGTCTGGTCTCCTCGCGTTTTGCGCGCGGGTATGGGAGCTCAATTTGGCATACAAGTTATTGAGCATGCTGATATTAAAGAGATTCTTGAGCGTTTAACGATACCGTTACATGCAACAAGTTCACATGCAAATCAGAGTTTATATGCGCTGAATCTTAAAACCCCAATTGCATGGCTTATGGGCAATGAGGGTCAAGGTGCAAGTCAAATTGCTTTAGAGAATGCAATTTCAGTCAGTATCCCACAGCCTGGTGGCCAAGAGTCACTTAATGTTGCGGTTGCAGGGGCGGTATGTATGTTTGAAATGGTTCGGCAAAGACTGATTTAG
- the mtgA gene encoding monofunctional biosynthetic peptidoglycan transglycosylase — protein sequence MKALLIRSLLVLVSLFLAVQLWVFACLLWWQHFPVHHSMFMRAYSWSSEGKPLDQQWVDDANISIHVKRALIAGEDAKFIYHHGFDWDGIRAALQKNDKKGHVVAGGSTISQQLAKNLFLTNQRSYIRKGEEAIITWMMERMWSKQRILEVYLNVIEFGRGIYGIEAAAQYYYGKSASQINAAEAAKLAGLVPNPVYYQVNPKDRKMLRRVGLIRRYMEYSRTPE from the coding sequence ATGAAAGCTCTATTGATTCGCAGCCTGTTGGTTCTAGTGTCATTATTCCTTGCCGTTCAGCTCTGGGTATTTGCATGTTTATTATGGTGGCAGCACTTTCCTGTTCATCACTCCATGTTTATGCGTGCTTATAGTTGGAGCTCCGAAGGAAAGCCGCTTGATCAACAATGGGTCGATGATGCAAATATTAGTATCCATGTAAAACGTGCATTGATCGCAGGCGAAGATGCCAAGTTTATATACCATCATGGATTTGATTGGGATGGTATCCGTGCCGCACTGCAAAAAAATGATAAAAAAGGGCATGTCGTAGCAGGGGGCTCGACGATCAGCCAACAATTGGCCAAAAATCTATTCCTGACTAATCAGCGTTCTTATATTCGTAAGGGTGAAGAGGCTATTATCACGTGGATGATGGAGCGAATGTGGAGCAAACAGCGTATCTTAGAAGTGTATCTGAATGTGATTGAGTTTGGACGTGGTATTTATGGGATAGAGGCTGCAGCTCAATATTACTATGGCAAATCTGCATCGCAAATTAATGCTGCCGAAGCAGCAAAGCTAGCAGGACTTGTGCCGAATCCTGTGTATTATCAAGTGAATCCCAAAGATCGTAAAATGCTACGTCGTGTTGGGCTCATTAGGCGCTACATGGAGTATTCTCGCACCCCTGAATAG
- the ppk1 gene encoding polyphosphate kinase 1: MNQAVQTSEAIEYDQSVRYLNRDLSLLDFHLRVLEQAVDPLHPVIERLVFLLIFSRNMDEFFEVRVAGLMQQLSYSDDTTTPDGMHPSEILAKISETAHAAIDRQYRILNEEVLPALAEENIRFLRREELTNDQATWVHQYFREQVLPVLTPISLDPAHPFPRLVNKSLNFIVTLDGKDAFGRDIKFAIVPAPRSLPRVVRLPDHLTGGFEHHVMLSAIIHEHVSELFPGMSATGCHQFRVTRNADLEFDEEAEDVAKALKGGLSSRRFGRAVRLEVTSHCPENIVEYLLRRFGLNQTQLYKVNGPVNLARLLSNFNRPKMRYKSFTPAMPAALKSSEDIFAAIKKQDILIHHPFESFAPVINFLREAARDPQVLAIKQTLYRSGADSEIVQILADAARQGKEVTAIIELRARFDEESNMEVANILQEAGAVVVYGIVGYKTHAKMILVVRREGDKLTRYVHLGTGNYHAGNARMYTDYGLLSANPQLSEDVHKIFQELTGMGKAAKLQKLLHAPFTLHPQLLAYIDEEIGFAKSGKGGHIIVKVNALTERQLIDALYKASQAGVKVELIIRSTCCLRPGVPGLSDNINVRSIVGRFLEHTRVYYFGSGGEPKVYCASADWMDRNLFSRVEVCFPIDNGHLRRRIIQQGLQNYLEDNQQAWNLTKEGIWERVVPKEGEPLHMAQSILLEKLAR; the protein is encoded by the coding sequence ATGAATCAGGCCGTCCAAACTTCTGAAGCGATTGAATACGATCAAAGCGTTCGCTATCTGAATCGCGATCTGTCCTTATTAGACTTTCATTTACGCGTACTTGAGCAGGCTGTTGATCCATTACACCCGGTCATTGAGCGCTTGGTTTTCCTGCTCATTTTCTCACGTAATATGGATGAATTTTTTGAAGTGCGCGTTGCAGGCTTGATGCAGCAGTTGAGTTATAGTGATGATACAACGACTCCTGATGGCATGCATCCATCGGAGATCCTTGCAAAAATTTCAGAAACAGCACATGCCGCAATTGATCGTCAATACCGAATTTTAAATGAAGAAGTATTACCCGCACTTGCCGAAGAAAATATTCGCTTCTTGCGCCGCGAAGAGCTAACTAATGACCAAGCGACTTGGGTTCATCAATATTTTCGCGAACAAGTTTTACCTGTACTAACACCAATTAGCTTGGATCCTGCGCATCCATTTCCTCGCTTGGTCAATAAAAGCTTGAACTTCATCGTTACCTTAGATGGTAAAGATGCTTTTGGCCGCGATATAAAATTTGCAATTGTTCCGGCACCACGCTCACTTCCACGTGTAGTTCGTTTGCCAGATCATTTAACCGGCGGATTTGAACATCATGTAATGCTGTCGGCAATTATTCATGAACATGTGAGTGAGTTATTCCCAGGAATGTCAGCCACTGGTTGTCATCAATTCCGTGTCACGCGAAATGCTGACTTAGAGTTTGATGAAGAAGCTGAAGACGTTGCCAAAGCATTGAAAGGCGGACTGAGTTCTCGCCGCTTTGGACGGGCTGTACGTCTTGAGGTCACTAGCCATTGCCCTGAAAATATCGTTGAATATTTACTACGTCGTTTTGGTTTGAATCAAACTCAATTATATAAAGTGAACGGTCCCGTAAATTTAGCACGTCTATTGTCGAACTTTAATCGACCTAAAATGCGCTATAAATCCTTCACACCGGCAATGCCTGCGGCGTTAAAAAGCTCTGAAGACATTTTTGCCGCAATTAAAAAGCAAGATATTTTAATTCATCACCCTTTTGAATCTTTTGCACCAGTTATCAATTTTCTCCGTGAAGCCGCGCGTGACCCACAGGTCTTGGCAATCAAGCAAACGCTGTACCGCAGCGGTGCTGACTCTGAGATTGTACAAATTTTGGCTGATGCCGCACGTCAAGGCAAAGAAGTAACCGCTATTATTGAACTTCGTGCACGCTTCGATGAAGAGTCTAATATGGAAGTCGCCAACATCTTGCAAGAAGCAGGAGCTGTCGTCGTTTATGGAATTGTTGGTTATAAAACCCATGCTAAAATGATTTTAGTTGTGCGTCGCGAAGGTGACAAACTGACCCGTTATGTACACTTGGGAACAGGAAACTACCACGCTGGCAATGCCCGGATGTATACCGATTACGGTTTACTATCGGCAAATCCGCAGTTATCTGAAGATGTCCATAAAATTTTCCAAGAACTTACAGGCATGGGGAAGGCTGCAAAATTACAGAAATTATTACATGCACCGTTCACTCTACATCCGCAACTTCTTGCATATATTGATGAAGAAATTGGCTTTGCCAAATCTGGCAAAGGTGGGCACATCATTGTTAAAGTAAATGCTTTGACTGAGCGCCAATTGATTGACGCGCTTTATAAAGCCTCGCAAGCCGGTGTAAAAGTTGAGCTGATTATTCGTTCTACCTGCTGTTTACGCCCAGGTGTTCCAGGATTGTCTGATAATATTAACGTACGTTCAATTGTCGGTCGCTTTCTAGAGCATACCCGTGTTTATTACTTCGGAAGTGGTGGAGAACCGAAGGTCTATTGTGCCAGTGCCGATTGGATGGATCGTAATTTATTCTCTCGCGTCGAGGTGTGTTTCCCTATAGACAATGGGCATCTGCGTCGTCGGATTATTCAACAAGGTCTGCAGAACTATCTTGAAGATAATCAACAAGCTTGGAATCTCACCAAAGAAGGTATATGGGAGCGTGTCGTCCCTAAAGAAGGGGAGCCATTACATATGGCTCAATCAATACTGCTTGAGAAATTAGCACGCTAG